A genome region from Thermomonospora amylolytica includes the following:
- the add gene encoding adenosine deaminase has product MRDLLTLPKAHLHVHLESTVRPATLREIAAANGLPVPPDPPPGGAFGGFAGFFAYNDLVRACLRTPADFHRIAREFCHDEAAQGTAYAEVSFSAAAHGERLGDLDMPLRAVLEGLAAGRAETGVEVRVILDHSRRRPVERAWRTLELAERYAPDGVVAVGLAGDEAHPAAPFVEVFAAARAAGLHVVHHAGEGEGPASIREAIGPGGAERIGHGIRILEDPALVAEVRDRRLPLEVCPSSNVALGFAPSLAEHPLPRLREAGLVVTVSTDIPAPIGTPLAAEYARLRRVFGYGDRVLAELAAAGVSASFAPPRVKDRLLGRIAAWARGPAAG; this is encoded by the coding sequence GTGCGTGATCTGCTGACGCTCCCCAAGGCTCATCTGCACGTTCATCTGGAGAGCACGGTGCGGCCCGCCACGCTGCGCGAGATCGCCGCCGCCAACGGGCTGCCGGTCCCGCCGGACCCGCCGCCGGGCGGCGCGTTCGGCGGGTTCGCGGGCTTCTTCGCCTACAACGACCTGGTCCGCGCCTGCCTGCGCACCCCGGCGGACTTCCACCGGATCGCGCGGGAGTTCTGCCACGACGAGGCCGCCCAGGGCACCGCCTATGCGGAGGTGTCGTTCAGCGCCGCCGCGCACGGGGAACGCCTGGGCGACCTGGACATGCCGCTGCGGGCGGTGCTGGAGGGCCTGGCGGCCGGCCGCGCCGAGACCGGGGTGGAGGTCCGGGTGATCCTGGACCATTCGCGGCGCCGCCCGGTGGAACGCGCCTGGCGGACCCTGGAGCTGGCCGAACGGTACGCCCCCGACGGGGTGGTGGCGGTGGGGCTGGCCGGGGACGAGGCCCATCCGGCGGCGCCGTTCGTCGAGGTGTTCGCGGCGGCGCGGGCGGCGGGCCTGCACGTGGTGCACCACGCCGGGGAGGGGGAGGGACCGGCCAGCATCCGGGAGGCGATCGGCCCCGGCGGCGCGGAGCGCATCGGGCACGGCATCCGGATCCTGGAGGACCCCGCCCTGGTGGCCGAGGTGCGGGACCGGCGGCTGCCGCTGGAGGTGTGCCCTTCGTCGAACGTGGCGCTGGGGTTCGCGCCGTCGCTGGCCGAGCATCCGCTGCCGCGGCTGCGGGAGGCGGGGCTGGTGGTGACGGTCAGCACCGACATCCCGGCGCCGATCGGCACGCCGCTGGCCGCCGAGTACGCCCGTCTGCGGCGGGTGTTCGGGTACGGCGACCGGGTGCTGGCCGAGCTGGCGGCCGCCGGGGTGTCGGCCTCGTTCGCCCCGCCGCGGGTCAAGGACCGGCTGCTGGGACGGATCGCCGCCTGGGCGCGGGGGCCGGCGGCGGGCTGA
- a CDS encoding ABC transporter permease has protein sequence MIASTIVAVRWALADAWALARRGLVHWVRNPGMVAGVLAYPAVMVLLFGYVLGSAIQVAGGGDYREFLMPGMFAQTMAMGVVSTMIVVAADAAHGVTDRLRVLPVSRAAPLLGRCLADMVNGTLELAILAGCALVAGWSWHRGPAAALAAVGLLLALRLAMVWLGIWLGLGLSPQGAQAAWMPVLPVTFLSATFVSPAQLPGWLEPVAAWNPLSATVTACRDLFGNPGVAGDGWAARHALELAVAWPVVIIAVCAPLAVRRYRRLDR, from the coding sequence GTGATCGCCTCGACGATCGTCGCGGTGCGGTGGGCGCTGGCCGACGCGTGGGCGCTGGCCCGCCGCGGCCTGGTCCACTGGGTCCGCAACCCCGGCATGGTCGCCGGGGTGCTGGCCTATCCGGCGGTGATGGTGCTGCTGTTCGGCTACGTGCTGGGCAGCGCGATCCAGGTGGCCGGCGGCGGCGACTACCGCGAGTTCCTGATGCCGGGGATGTTCGCGCAGACGATGGCGATGGGGGTGGTGTCCACGATGATCGTGGTGGCCGCCGACGCCGCCCATGGGGTGACCGACCGGCTGCGGGTGCTGCCGGTGTCGCGGGCGGCGCCGCTGCTGGGCCGCTGCCTGGCCGACATGGTGAACGGGACGCTGGAGCTGGCGATCCTGGCCGGGTGCGCGCTGGTGGCCGGGTGGTCCTGGCACCGGGGCCCGGCGGCGGCGCTGGCGGCGGTCGGGCTGCTGCTGGCGCTGCGGCTGGCGATGGTGTGGCTGGGGATCTGGCTGGGGCTGGGCCTGAGCCCGCAGGGAGCGCAGGCGGCGTGGATGCCGGTGCTGCCGGTCACGTTCCTGTCGGCGACGTTCGTGTCGCCCGCCCAGCTGCCGGGCTGGCTGGAGCCGGTCGCGGCGTGGAACCCGCTGTCGGCCACGGTCACCGCCTGCCGGGACCTGTTCGGCAATCCCGGGGTGGCCGGGGACGGGTGGGCGGCGCGGCACGCGCTGGAGCTGGCGGTCGCGTGGCCGGTGGTGATCATCGCGGTGTGCGCGCCGCTGGCGGTCCGCCGCTACCGCCGCCTGGACCGCTGA
- a CDS encoding tyrosine-type recombinase/integrase — protein sequence MADVTLWELGRRWLDHKRASGRGMSDNTEAAYRADLQAWGQALADHHGVHVPEGLEPLEALEPAHLTVEALTSAAAAFFREGKSAATRSRRISAMRGWCAWLVRTGHLTADPTIELETPRLPRRLPVALTDEELGRIVRAASTPHRQARGQWILLDRALIALFAGAGPRTSEVVGLRVHDVVRDTGGVLLRLRGKGGAHRNVPIDPVAVEPVDDYLTDRRRRLGPFEAGDPLLVTLTGRAITTGMIEYRVDQWFRRAGVRRPEGELAHVFRHTYAVGVLREGGSLNELQAALGHQNLATTSIYTKVAAEGLRDLARTAPVLRHLRETRPPVSDPGT from the coding sequence GTGGCGGACGTGACGCTGTGGGAGCTCGGGCGACGCTGGCTCGACCACAAGCGCGCCTCCGGGCGGGGCATGTCGGACAACACCGAGGCCGCCTACCGCGCCGACCTGCAGGCATGGGGGCAGGCACTGGCCGACCACCACGGCGTCCACGTACCCGAGGGACTCGAGCCGCTGGAGGCGCTGGAACCGGCGCACCTGACCGTGGAGGCGCTGACCTCCGCGGCGGCCGCGTTCTTCCGGGAGGGCAAGTCCGCCGCCACCCGCAGCCGCCGGATCTCGGCGATGCGCGGCTGGTGCGCCTGGCTGGTGCGCACCGGGCACCTGACCGCCGACCCCACCATCGAACTGGAGACCCCGCGGCTGCCGCGCCGCCTGCCGGTCGCGCTGACCGACGAAGAGCTCGGCCGGATCGTCCGCGCCGCCTCCACCCCCCACCGGCAGGCCCGCGGCCAGTGGATCCTGCTGGACCGGGCGCTGATCGCCCTGTTCGCCGGAGCCGGGCCCCGCACGTCGGAGGTCGTGGGCCTGCGGGTCCACGACGTGGTCCGCGACACCGGCGGGGTGCTGCTGCGGCTGCGCGGCAAGGGCGGCGCGCACCGCAACGTGCCGATCGACCCGGTCGCGGTGGAGCCGGTGGACGACTATCTGACCGACCGGCGGCGGCGCCTGGGGCCGTTCGAGGCCGGCGATCCCCTGCTGGTGACCCTCACCGGGCGGGCCATCACCACCGGGATGATCGAGTACCGGGTGGACCAGTGGTTCCGCCGCGCCGGGGTGCGGCGGCCGGAGGGCGAGCTGGCGCACGTGTTCCGGCACACCTACGCGGTCGGCGTGCTGCGCGAGGGCGGTTCGCTGAACGAGCTGCAGGCGGCGCTGGGTCACCAGAATCTGGCCACCACCAGCATCTACACCAAGGTCGCCGCCGAGGGTCTGCGCGACCTGGCCCGCACGGCACCGGTCCTGCGGCACCTGCGCGAGACCCGCCCGCCCGTCTCCGACCCCGGCACATGA
- a CDS encoding LysR family transcriptional regulator, translating to MLDLHRARILREVARRGSMTAAAQALAYTQPAVSHHIARLERELGTPLVVRHGRGVRLTEAGRILVEHTEAVLARLADAEEQIAAIAGLRAGRVRAAVFPTAAAGLLPDALVALRERAPQVTVSLLEAEPPEALAALKAGEVDVAVVFSYEETPEAGWREVPLLTDPVLAAVPAGHRLAGAGRVRLADLADEAWAAGCERCRGHLTRACLRAGFEPRIAFATDDHVAVQRLVGRGLAVTALPRLAFTVHTDPQVAVLQAAELGWRRVSALVPAGGRPPAVAALLDELVAAARQAPPGPGVPAA from the coding sequence ATGCTGGATCTGCATCGGGCCCGGATTCTGCGGGAGGTGGCGCGGCGGGGGTCGATGACCGCGGCGGCGCAGGCGCTGGCGTACACGCAGCCGGCGGTGTCGCACCACATCGCGCGGCTGGAGCGGGAGCTGGGGACGCCGCTGGTGGTGCGGCACGGGCGGGGGGTGCGGCTGACGGAGGCGGGCCGGATCCTGGTGGAGCACACCGAGGCGGTGCTGGCGCGGCTGGCCGACGCCGAGGAGCAGATCGCGGCGATCGCCGGGCTGCGGGCGGGGCGGGTGCGGGCGGCGGTGTTCCCGACCGCGGCGGCGGGGCTGCTGCCGGACGCGCTGGTGGCGTTGCGGGAGCGGGCGCCGCAGGTGACGGTGTCGCTGCTGGAGGCCGAGCCGCCGGAGGCGCTGGCGGCGCTGAAGGCCGGTGAGGTGGACGTGGCGGTGGTGTTCTCCTACGAGGAGACGCCGGAGGCGGGGTGGCGGGAGGTGCCGCTGCTGACCGATCCGGTGCTGGCGGCGGTCCCGGCCGGGCACCGGCTGGCCGGTGCGGGGCGGGTGCGGCTGGCGGATCTGGCCGACGAGGCGTGGGCGGCCGGGTGCGAGCGGTGCCGGGGGCATCTGACGCGGGCGTGCCTGCGGGCGGGGTTCGAGCCGCGGATCGCGTTCGCCACCGACGACCATGTGGCGGTGCAGCGGCTGGTGGGGCGGGGGCTGGCGGTGACGGCGCTGCCGCGGCTGGCGTTCACGGTGCACACCGATCCGCAGGTGGCGGTGCTGCAGGCCGCGGAGCTGGGGTGGCGGCGGGTGAGCGCGCTGGTCCCGGCGGGCGGGCGGCCCCCGGCGGTGGCGGCGCTGCTGGACGAGCTGGTCGCCGCCGCGCGGCAGGCCCCGCCCGGGCCGGGCGTCCCGGCCGCCTGA
- a CDS encoding aminotransferase class V-fold PLP-dependent enzyme: protein MSQRLPIAAAQAEFTTDLTYLNTATYGLPPRRAHQAMLDSETDRYAGRLSVPAADQAVARCRTAFARLLGTDPARVAVASHASYFVALAAASLPAGATVLVANGDFTSLLFPFLARPDLTVRSAPLEHLPDAVTPGLAMVAVSAVQSADGRIAPLEDLITAARAAGARILLDATQAAGWLPLPTDRVDLLVASGYKWLLGPRGTCFLTGTDDALAALPPLAANWYAGEDPWEAIYGAPLRLAHDARRLDLSPAWQCWTGHAPALELLADVGVPAIHDHNVALANRFRAALGLPPGESAIVSLPVPDGTAETLQAHGIITSVRAGRLRCAFHLSTTVADVDHAADVLTHHLGRLPAAV from the coding sequence ATGTCCCAGCGCCTGCCGATCGCCGCCGCCCAGGCCGAGTTCACCACCGACCTCACCTACCTCAACACCGCCACCTACGGCCTGCCGCCCCGCCGCGCCCACCAGGCCATGCTCGACAGCGAGACCGACCGCTACGCCGGACGCCTGTCCGTCCCCGCCGCCGACCAGGCCGTCGCCCGCTGCCGCACCGCGTTCGCCCGCCTCCTGGGCACCGACCCCGCCCGCGTCGCGGTCGCCTCCCACGCCTCCTACTTCGTCGCCCTGGCCGCCGCCTCCCTGCCCGCCGGCGCCACCGTCCTGGTCGCCAACGGCGACTTCACCTCCCTGCTGTTCCCGTTCCTGGCCCGCCCCGACCTGACCGTCCGCTCCGCCCCCCTGGAACACCTGCCCGACGCGGTCACCCCCGGCCTCGCCATGGTCGCGGTCTCGGCCGTGCAGTCCGCCGACGGCCGCATCGCCCCCCTCGAGGACCTCATCACCGCCGCCCGCGCCGCCGGCGCCCGCATCCTGCTCGACGCCACCCAGGCCGCCGGATGGCTCCCGCTGCCCACCGACCGCGTCGACCTCCTCGTCGCCTCCGGCTACAAGTGGCTGCTCGGCCCCCGCGGCACCTGCTTCCTGACCGGCACCGACGACGCCCTGGCCGCCCTCCCGCCCCTGGCCGCCAACTGGTACGCCGGCGAGGACCCCTGGGAGGCCATCTACGGCGCCCCGCTGCGCCTGGCCCACGACGCCCGCCGCCTGGACCTGTCCCCGGCCTGGCAGTGCTGGACCGGTCACGCCCCCGCCCTCGAACTCCTCGCCGACGTCGGCGTCCCCGCCATCCACGACCACAACGTCGCCCTGGCCAACCGGTTCCGCGCCGCCCTGGGCCTGCCGCCGGGGGAGTCGGCGATCGTCTCCCTGCCCGTCCCCGACGGCACCGCCGAAACCCTCCAGGCCCACGGCATCATCACCAGCGTCCGCGCCGGCCGCCTGCGCTGCGCCTTCCACCTGTCCACCACCGTCGCCGACGTCGACCACGCCGCCGACGTCCTCACCCACCACCTCGGCCGCCTCCCTGCCGCCGTCTGA
- a CDS encoding SRPBCC family protein: MSTIEQSVDVEVPVRTAYDQWTQFTEFPRFMKGVERIDQITDTRTHWRTSIGGVTREFDAEITEQRPDERIAWRTVDGPRQAGVVTFHRLAPGRTRVMLQMEYEPDGVVEKAGDALNIVQTRIKGDLDKFKEFIESRGAETGAWRGEVGQDPTR, encoded by the coding sequence ATGAGCACGATCGAGCAGTCGGTCGACGTGGAGGTCCCCGTCCGCACCGCCTACGACCAGTGGACCCAGTTCACCGAATTCCCCCGCTTCATGAAGGGCGTGGAGCGGATCGACCAGATCACCGACACCCGCACCCACTGGCGCACCAGCATCGGCGGCGTCACCCGCGAGTTCGACGCCGAGATCACCGAGCAGCGGCCCGACGAGCGGATCGCCTGGCGCACCGTCGACGGCCCCCGCCAGGCCGGGGTGGTGACGTTCCACCGGCTGGCGCCCGGCCGCACCCGCGTCATGCTGCAGATGGAGTACGAGCCCGACGGCGTCGTGGAGAAGGCCGGTGACGCGCTGAACATCGTGCAGACCCGCATCAAGGGCGACCTGGACAAGTTCAAGGAGTTCATCGAGTCCCGCGGCGCCGAGACCGGCGCCTGGCGCGGCGAGGTCGGCCAGGACCCCACCCGCTGA
- a CDS encoding cupredoxin domain-containing protein, whose protein sequence is MRARRPLAALAPAAALIAALIAALVAALVAGCGEPAAPAPAGTAGGPSGTAAASPAVVPITVTVRGGRVTPEPGRITVDRGARVRITVTSDAPDEFHLHGYDRALDLRPGSPAVLELTCDVPGVFEAELHHSGARVFELQVG, encoded by the coding sequence ATGCGCGCACGCCGCCCCCTCGCGGCCCTCGCCCCGGCCGCGGCCCTGATCGCGGCCCTGATCGCGGCCCTGGTCGCGGCCCTGGTCGCCGGCTGCGGAGAACCCGCCGCCCCCGCCCCCGCAGGAACCGCCGGCGGCCCCTCCGGGACCGCGGCGGCATCCCCGGCGGTGGTCCCGATCACCGTCACCGTCCGCGGCGGACGCGTCACCCCCGAGCCCGGCCGGATCACGGTGGACCGCGGCGCCCGCGTCCGCATCACCGTCACCTCCGACGCTCCGGACGAGTTCCACCTGCACGGCTACGACCGCGCCCTGGACCTGCGGCCGGGGAGCCCGGCGGTGCTGGAGCTGACCTGCGACGTGCCGGGGGTGTTCGAGGCCGAGCTGCACCACTCCGGCGCCCGGGTGTTCGAACTGCAGGTCGGCTGA
- a CDS encoding HAD-IIA family hydrolase, with protein MNEPEAIEYWLTDMDGVLVHEGHPVPGAAEFIARLTASGKRFLVLTNNSIYTPRDLSARLAAAGLQVPPTAIWTSALATAKFLDDQRPGGSAYVIGESGLTTALHEAGYVLTDLDPDYVVLGETRTYSFSQITKAIRLIERGARFIATNPDPIGPSHEGSLPACGAVAAMISKATGVAPYFVGKPNPLMMRSALNAVEGHSESTVMIGDRMDTDVVAGMEAGLRTILVLTGVTRSADVDRYPYRPTRVLPSIADVIPLIT; from the coding sequence ATGAACGAACCCGAGGCCATCGAATACTGGCTGACCGACATGGACGGCGTCCTGGTGCACGAAGGCCACCCCGTGCCCGGAGCCGCCGAGTTCATCGCCCGCCTGACCGCCTCGGGCAAACGGTTCCTGGTCCTGACCAACAACTCCATCTACACCCCCCGCGACCTGTCCGCCCGCCTGGCCGCCGCGGGCCTGCAGGTGCCCCCCACCGCCATCTGGACCTCCGCCCTGGCCACCGCCAAGTTCCTCGACGACCAGCGGCCCGGCGGCTCCGCCTACGTCATCGGCGAGTCCGGCCTCACCACCGCCCTGCACGAGGCCGGCTACGTCCTGACCGACCTGGACCCCGACTACGTCGTGCTGGGGGAGACCCGCACCTACAGCTTCTCCCAGATCACCAAGGCCATCCGGCTCATCGAACGCGGTGCCCGCTTCATCGCCACCAACCCCGACCCCATCGGCCCCTCCCACGAGGGCTCCCTGCCCGCCTGCGGCGCCGTCGCCGCCATGATCAGCAAGGCCACCGGCGTCGCCCCCTACTTCGTCGGCAAGCCCAACCCGCTGATGATGCGCAGCGCCCTGAACGCCGTCGAGGGCCACAGCGAGTCCACCGTCATGATCGGCGACCGCATGGACACCGACGTCGTCGCCGGCATGGAGGCCGGCCTGCGCACCATCCTCGTCCTGACCGGCGTCACCCGCTCCGCCGACGTCGACCGCTACCCCTACCGCCCCACCCGCGTGCTCCCCTCCATCGCCGACGTCATCCCCCTCATCACCTGA
- a CDS encoding ATP-binding cassette domain-containing protein, which yields MIEAEGLRKRFGRTVALAGVDLRVGRGAVCGLLGPNGAGKTTVVRILATLLRPDGGRARVAGRDVAADPAGVRGRIGLAGQHPTVDEILTGRENLRLWARLHHLGAAEARRRADELLERFGLADAADRRVRHYSGGMRRRLDLAAAFLRAPRVLFLDEPTTGLDPRSRDQVWRAVRQMAADGTTVLLTTQYLEEADRLAHQIVVLEGGRVIADDTPARLKDRLGGDRVDVVVAEADRLGDAAAVLSRVAGAPATVDAAARRVGVPVRDRIGTLIAAARELRGAGVAVEDLQLRRPTLDEVFLHLTGRTGARS from the coding sequence GTGATCGAGGCGGAGGGGCTGCGCAAGCGGTTCGGCCGCACGGTCGCGCTGGCCGGTGTGGACCTGCGGGTGGGCCGGGGCGCGGTGTGCGGGCTGCTGGGCCCCAACGGCGCCGGCAAGACCACCGTGGTGCGGATCCTGGCCACGCTGCTGCGCCCCGACGGCGGCCGCGCCCGCGTCGCCGGCCGGGACGTGGCCGCCGACCCGGCGGGGGTCCGCGGCCGCATCGGGCTGGCCGGGCAGCATCCCACGGTCGACGAGATCCTCACCGGGCGGGAGAACCTGCGGCTGTGGGCGCGGCTGCACCATCTGGGCGCGGCCGAGGCCCGCCGCCGCGCCGACGAGCTGCTGGAGCGGTTCGGCCTGGCCGACGCCGCCGACCGGCGGGTGCGGCACTACTCGGGCGGGATGCGCCGCCGCCTGGACCTGGCGGCGGCGTTCCTGCGGGCGCCGCGAGTGCTGTTCTTGGACGAGCCGACCACCGGCCTGGACCCGCGCAGCCGCGACCAGGTGTGGCGGGCGGTCCGGCAGATGGCCGCCGACGGCACCACCGTGCTGCTGACCACCCAGTACCTGGAGGAGGCCGACCGGCTGGCCCACCAGATCGTGGTGCTGGAGGGCGGGCGGGTGATCGCCGACGACACCCCGGCGCGGCTGAAGGACCGCCTGGGCGGCGACCGCGTCGACGTGGTGGTCGCCGAGGCGGACCGCCTCGGCGACGCCGCCGCCGTCCTGTCCCGGGTCGCCGGCGCGCCGGCGACCGTGGACGCCGCGGCCCGGCGGGTCGGCGTCCCGGTCCGCGACCGGATCGGCACGCTGATCGCCGCGGCGCGGGAGCTGCGCGGCGCCGGGGTGGCGGTGGAGGACCTGCAGCTGCGCCGCCCCACCCTGGACGAGGTGTTCCTGCACCTGACCGGCAGGACGGGGGCCCGGTCGTGA